Proteins encoded together in one Plasmodium cynomolgi strain B DNA, chromosome 9, whole genome shotgun sequence window:
- a CDS encoding protein phosphatase 2C (putative), which translates to MGAYLSAPKTNKESLDGGNLELDPSRYGLSCMQGWRKNMEDSHICYNNLKLNEIEEDVSIYGVFDGHGGPNVSKWISYNFRRIFLRCIKEASEELTKKNLNKSKNYKLKLIKLTLEKTFLKLDEEMLLTENQEKLKKYSVPTQENEEESDTRENYLYSILNDIISKNISIKAVEKDGKRCLQVVYNKDGNPVEEGNAESSTTLADDENNKSPDLLGSTDSIVKEEEKDNDEDKDGDEAGEKETAMEEGTNKDAVKKEICKDGGNTQDGNNKTLKKDDEISEGLTANDGEEKGAIKGEVEKGEKGEKTEDDEEKNSGSTEEKTDAEEKNKEEKLGKGKCEMDTNKAISSVSGSENKGKVKDEDGKEHTDGYADNGENAETNAKRLKKGMNNEYSGNEKESNKEDDLNDGSSGSTCEPVIKAELTYDNLKCMEEAAAKEAKNNGANGNLPGFDESALRLYEKGSSSSDEGFSYDEAVTNVIDNNISSNNDGSNETDDCNGLYSSDELRLFENYYSNDYEDNIAYSCGSTALVAVILKGYLIVANAGDSRAIVCFNGNSLGMSTDHKPHLQEEEARIKKAGGYISNGRVDGNLNLTRAIGDLHYKRDPFLPQKDQKISAFPEVTCVTLTPEDEFLFLACDGIWDCKDGQDVVGFVKTRLEKFEEPTSDETVIDSTDNTNENATTTITTNENIVNSLGNDEKDKSKELEQNEVSKEKKNAEGTGVVGLPIGKKKHNKNAVKGTNSNDEDVENGSEKKSTKEEGGPSEDAHGENDDDEEEEDDEEEDEEDDEDEENVSRMRTHDGLEMDRYDEDDTKFDSAPVIVRKKFEKFNKLSQICEELCDECLSNNYKENDGIGCDNMTCLIVQYNPIYKIHTEKKFLNIDDI; encoded by the coding sequence ATGGGAGCATACTTGTCTGCACCTAAAACGAATAAGGAGTCCCTGGACGGAGGAAACTTAGAGCTAGACCCAAGCAGATATGGACTGTCGTGCATGCAGGGATGGAGGAAGAACATGGAAGATAGTCACATTTGCTATAACAATCTGAAACTGAACGAAATAGAGGAGGATGTATCCATTTATGGCGTTTTCGATGGACATGGAGGACCAAATGTGTCAAAATGGATTTCGTATAATTTCCGaaggatttttttaagatgCATAAAAGAAGCTAGTGAGGAGTTAACCAAGAAGAATCTCAACAAGtccaaaaattataaattaaaactaataaaattaacccttgaaaaaacatttctgaAATTAGATGAAGAAATGCTGCTCACGGAGAAtcaagaaaaattaaaaaaatatagcgtACCAACacaagaaaatgaagaagaatcTGACACAagggaaaattatttgtattccattttgaatgaCATAATATCGAAAAATATCAGCATCAAAGCTGTAGAGAAAGATGGGAAGAGGTGCTTGCAGGTTGTTTATAATAAGGACGGAAATCCAgtagaagaaggaaatgcaGAATCATCCACCACGCTAGCCGATGatgaaaataacaaatcGCCTGACTTGCTGGGCAGCACGGATAGTATAGttaaggaggaggagaaggacaacGATGAAGACAAAGATGGTGATGAAGCTGGGGAAAAGGAGACTGCAATGGAGGAGGGAACGAATAAGGATGCCGTGAAGAAGGAGATCTGCAAAGACGGTGGAAACACACAAGATGGGAACAATAAAACTTTGAAGAAAGACGACGAAATTTCAGAAGGTTTAACTGCCAAcgatggagaagaaaaaggtgcAATCAAGGGGGAAGTAGAAAAGGGCGAAAAGGGCGAAAAAACGGAAGacgatgaggagaaaaacagTGGAAGtacggaagaaaaaacagatgcagaggagaaaaataaggaagaaaaattgggaaaggGTAAGTGTGAGATGGACACTAATAAGGCTATATCAAGTGTGAGTGGAAGTGAAAATAAAGGCAAGGTGAAAGACGAGGATGGTAAGGAACACACTGATGGGTATGCCGACAACGGCGAAAACGCGGAAACGAATGCGAAGAGGTTGAAGAAGGGCATGAATAACGAGTACTCGGGAAACGAAAAGGAGAGCAACAAGGAGGATGATCTCAACGATGGCAGTAGTGGTAGCACATGCGAACCGGTGATCAAAGCCGAACTGACGTATGACAACCTAAAGTGCATGGAGGAGGCAGCGGCcaaagaagcgaaaaataaTGGTGCAAACGGGAACTTACCTGGGTTTGACGAAAGCGCACTGAGGttatatgaaaaaggaagtagTAGCAGCGATGAGGGATTTTCCTACGACGAGGCTGTGACAAATGTAATCGATAACAACATAAGTAGTAACAACGATGGCAGTAACGAGACAGACGATTGCAATGGGTTATATTCGTCCGATGAGTTACGCCTATTTGAAAATTACTACTCAAATGATTATGAAGATAACATAGCTTATAGTTGCGGATCGACAGCACTAGTAGCAGTTATCCTTAAGGGATACCTTATAGTGGCGAATGCAGGAGATTCGAGAGCCATCGTTTGTTTTAATGGGAACTCGTTAGGTATGTCCACAGACCATAAGCCACATTtgcaggaagaagaagcccGAATTAAGAAGGCAGGGGGATATATTTCTAATGGAAGAGTAGATggaaatttaaatttgacAAGAGCTATTGGTGATTTGCACTATAAAAGGGATCCATTTTTACCTCAGAAGGATCAGAAAATTTCTGCCTTTCCGGAAGTTACTTGTGTTACTTTAACTCCGGAagatgaatttttatttcttgctTGTGATGGTATTTGGGATTGTAAAGATGGACAAGACGTGGTCGGGTTTGTAAAGACGAGACTTGAAAAGTTTGAAGAACCAACAAGTGATGAAACTGTAATTGACAGCACAGACAACACGAATGAAAATGCCACAACGACTATTACGactaatgaaaatattgttaACAGTCTAGGCAATGATGAAAAGGACAAATCGAAAGAGttagaacaaaatgaagtaagcaaggagaagaaaaatgcagaagGAACAGGGGTAGTGGGCTTACCGATAGGTAAGAAGAAACACAACAAAAACGCTGTCAAGGGCACGAATAGCAACGATGAGGATGTTGAAAATGgtagtgagaaaaaaagcacaaaggaagaaggaggcCCTTCTGAAGATGCTCATGGGGAAAACGAcgacgatgaagaagaagaagacgatgaggaggaggacgaggaagatgatgaagatgaagaaaacgtCAGTCGAATGAGAACCCATGATGGATTAGAAATGGATAGGTATGATGAAGACGACACGAAATTCGATTCCGCACCAGTTAtcgtaaggaaaaaattcgaaaaatttaataaactCTCCCAGATTTGTGAAGAGTTGTGTGATGAGTGCTTGTCCAACAATTACAAAGAGAACGATGGAATTGGATGCGATAACATGACGTGCCTGATCGTTCAGTACAACcccatttataaaatacacacagagaagaagtttttaaatatagACGATATTGA
- a CDS encoding Beta-catenin-like protein 1 (putative), whose amino-acid sequence MEYSDEDDIDVEEILKQAENIECVDENSIKKLATVLRKKNKNERDRMEHPDNPEKWVTSEVDLDEILVNIKNLSVCSNLYSSMVESEILGDIIDLLNHPNNDIVIEVIDIIKEITNPSNLYELNKKENDMVVECLNKKKLCHFLINILDKINEEENEEYYNAMSSILNILENIFELENDLQNDLLTNSKLLFFLLKRISTELRSDDSNSLNASEILVLLILRINQFAENVYKDFYYTISIFNSLLKYISKYKDNDPPNINKKEILLNIFQALGNLLLLSDNRNVFDSTNGFELMLKLLSERKFLCFPALKIFAITLNDKDTCNRFVQLNGLKYLFCLFMLRNIKKSKVHIFEFEENIITVISNLCLYCTDTSLGRVLNKFGEKKCEKISRLLEIRQKYSDIILNEKKKKKQKLLLNENLQKMNIQIDDDCKKNLEYIELCDKGYLIYQLTDVILIALFFQNNSYISNNIFIHLYTRSVDIQSIYENILDFMDCLDDDELKKNLKKMLTFFLTSSKESNLFI is encoded by the exons ATGGAATACAGCGACGAGGACGATATCGACGTGGAGGAAATTCTGAAGCAGGCCGAGAAC ATCGAATGCGTAGACGAAAACAGCATCAAAAAATTGGCCACcgttttgagaaaaaaaaacaaaaatgagcgaGACAGAATGGAACACCCAGACAACCCCGAAAAGTGGGTGACCAGCGAAGTGGATCTAGACGAAATTTTagtgaatataaaaaatctaaGTGTGTGCTCAAACCTGTACAGTAGCATGGTCGAGAGCGAAATTCTGGGAGACATCATTGACTTGTTAAACCACCCCAACAACGACATCGTGATTGAGGTAATCGACATAATTAAGGAAATAACAAACCCGTCAAATTTGTACGAATTGaacaagaaggaaaacgaCATGGTAGTGGAATGTctgaataagaaaaaattgtgccatTTTCTTATAAACATActggacaaaataaatgaagaggaGAATGAGGAGTACTACAATGCAATGTCCTCCATTCTcaacattttggaaaatattttcgagcTGGAAAAtgatttacaaaatgattTGCTAACAAATTCGaagctattattttttctcttaaaaagaataagtACGGAGTTGAGAAGCGATGACTCGAATTCGTTAAACGCAAGTGAAATATTAGTCCTTCTAATTTTGAGGATTAACCAGTTTGCAGAAAATGTATACAAGGATTTTTATTACACCATTTCGATTTTTAACTCTCTTTTGAAGTACATTTCAAAGTACAAGGATAATGATCCCCCAAATATTAAcaagaaagaaatattacTTAACATTTTTCAAGCACTTGGAAATTTGCTTCTCCTAAGTGACAACAGAAACGTATTCGATAGCACTAATGGTTTCGAACTAATGTTAAAGTTACTGAGTGAGAGGAAATTCCTTTGCTTTCCCgctcttaaaatttttgccatCACACTTAACGACAAAGATACATGTAACAGATTTGTGCAGTTAAACGGGCTCAAGTATCTCTTCtgtttatttatgttaagaaatattaaaaaaagtaaagtccacatttttgaattcgaggaaaatataatcacCGTTATTTCGAACTTGTGTCTGTACTGTACCGATACTTCTCTGGGGAGAGTCCTCAAcaaatttggagaaaaaaaatgtgaaaaaataagtcGACTGCTAGAAATTAGACAAAAATATAGCGATATTATTCTCaacgaaaagaagaaaaaaaagcaaaaattattattaaatgaaaatctacaaaaaatgaatattcaaATTGACGATGATTGcaagaaaaatttggaatACATCGAATTGTGTGACAAAGGCTACCTCATTTATCAGCTGACTGACGTCATTTTGatagctcttttttttcagaacAACTCTTACATTTCaaacaacatttttattcaccTCTACACACGCAGTGTTGATATACAATCCATATATGAAAACATACTAG ATTTTATGGATTGCCTAGACGATGACGAACTGAAAAAGAAtctcaaaaaaatgctgACATTTTTTCTGACGTCTTCCAAGGAATCGAATCTGTTCATATGA